A single Oryza brachyantha chromosome 8, ObraRS2, whole genome shotgun sequence DNA region contains:
- the LOC102716438 gene encoding HSP-interacting protein, translating to MGKPAAAVDGDEAVFLELARELKEEGSRLFNRRDYDGAAFRYDRAIQLLPRGHLEAAHLRTCVAQCYMRMSPAEYHRAIHECDLALEVAPRYSRALLRRAACFHALDRPDLAWPDVEAVLAWEPANRAAREMSDKVRAALEEKGVLVLDKETVPPPEQHNAGRVKGQGKLKNSHKKCDSAIEVQELIHLEDYGQDENTELTINGQENGKKHAVKKQFDCKHVDGNQEMQTDQLEANGAKEHRNHIEDKETNGLEKEGQNHKPAKHTAGKKNRRSDAKKQKHSAMRPVHHTEENHHENHMETNAHVKEVVKDLKLVFGEDIRCAQMPANCNLSQLREIVQNKFPSLKAFLIKYKDKEGDLVTITSSDELGWAYSLADLEGSIRLYIIQVDRAQELGVDVFRRRSSFASLEKGYYSMSENGSTRHDDDQNCSVDDWMIQFARLFKNHVGFDSDLYLDLHDLGMRLYYEAMEDTVASEEAQEIFQVAELKFQEMAALALFNWGNVHMAAARKRPPLSDDASLECILEEVKVAYEWACAEYGKAGVKYGEAVKTKPDFFEGLIALGQQQFEQAKLCWYYALACKIDMGTEVLGFFNHAEDNMEKGMEMWEGMQNTRLRGLSKPNKEKAIFEKMGIDGYMKDISSDEAFEQASSIRSHVNILWGTILYERSIVEFNMGLPSWEESLTVAMEKFKTGGASSADINVMVKNHCANETTQEGLSFKVEEIVQAWNEMYDAKKWRSGAPSFRLEPIFRRRAPKLHHILEHIHYA from the exons ATGgggaagccggcggcggcggtggacggcgacgaggcggtgTTCCTGGAGCTGGCGCGGGAGCTCAAGGAGGAAGGGAGCAGGCTGTTCAACCGGAGGGACTACGACGGCGCCGCCTTCAGGTACGACAGGGCGATCCAGCTCCTCCCCCGGGGCCACCTCGAGGCGGCGCACCTCCGGACCTGCGTCGCCCAGTGCTACATGCGGATGAGCCCCGCCGAGTACCACCGCGCCATCCACGAGTGCGACCTGGCGCTGGAGGTGGCGCCCCGGTACAGCCGGGCGCTGCTGCGCCGGGCGGCCTGCTTCCACGCGCTCGACCGGCCGGACCTGGCGTGGCCCGACGTCGAGGCCGTGCTGGCCTGGGAGCCGGCCAACCGCGCCGCGCGGGAGATGTCGGACAAGGTGAGAGCGGCATTGGAGGAGAAGGGCGTTCTTGTCTTGGATAAGGAAACTGTaccgccgccggagcagcaCAACGCTGGTCGTGTGAAGGGACAGGGGAAGCTGAAAAATTCTCACAAAAAATGTGATTCTGCTATTGAGGTGCAGGAGTTGATTCATCTCGAAGATTATGGGCAAGATGAGAACACAGAGCTGACGATTAATGGTCAGGAGAATGGAAAAAAGCATGCCGTCAAGAAGCAATTTGACTGTAAGCATGTTGATGGCAATCAAGAAATGCAAACTGACCAGCTGGAAGCAAATGGAGCAAAAGAGCATCGAAATCATATAGAAGATAAGGAAACCAATGGTTTAGAGAAGGAAGGACAGAATCACAAGCCAGCAAAACACACTgcaggaaagaaaaataggcGTTCTGACGCTAAGAAACAAAAGCATTCTGCTATGCGGCCAGTGCATCACACTGAGGAAAATCACCATGAAAATCACATGGAAACCAATGCCCATGTCAAGGAAGTAGTGAAGGATCTGAAACTGGTCTTTGGAGAGGACATTAGGTGTGCTCAAATGCCTGCTAACTGTAATCTATCACAATTGCGAGAGATTGTTCAAAACAAGTTTCCATCTTTGAAAGCGTTCCTTATCAAATACAAGGACAAGGAAGGTGACTTGGTGACAATCACTTCATCAGATGAGCTTGGATGGGCCTACAGCTTGGCAGATCTGGAAGGGTCAATTCGATTGTACATTATACAGGTCGATCGTGCACAAGAGCTAGGTGTGGATGTTTTCAGGAGACGCTCTTCCTTTGCCTCATTAGAGAAAGGTTATTATAGCATGTCGGAGAATGGAAGCACTAGGCATGACGATGATCAGAACTGCTCTGTTGATGACTGGATGATACAGTTTGCTCGGCTATTCAAGAACCATGTTGGTTTTGATTCTGATTTGTATTTGGATCTCCACGACCTTGGCATGAGATTGTACTATGAAGCTATGGAAGACACCGTCGCAAGCGAAGAAGCACAGGAAATATTTCAAGTTGCTGAACTAAAATTCCAAGAAATGGCGGCATTGGCTCTGTTTAACTGGGGAAATGTTCACATGGCTGCTGCAAGAAAAAGGCCTCCCTTGTCTGACGATGCTTCATTAGAATGTATACTTGAGGAGGTTAAGGTTGCTTATGAATGGGCTTGTGCGGAATATGGTAAAGCTGGTGTGAAGTATGGAGAAGCTGTGAAAACAAAACCAGATTTTTTTGAAGGTCTTATTGCACTAGGGCAGCAGCAGTTTGAGCAGGCCAAGCTCTGTTGGTATTATGCTCTTGCATGTAAGATTGACATGGGAACTGAGGTTTTGGGATTCTTTAACCATGCAGAGGATAATATGGAAAAGGGAATGGAGATGTGGGAAGGAATGCAAAATACACGCTTGAGAGGCCTCTCAAAACCAAATAAGGAGAAAGCCATATTTGAGAAGATGGGCATAGATGGATATATGAAGGATATCTCTTCAGACGAAGCATTTGAACAGGCTTCAAGTATTCGATCgcatgtaaatattttgtgGGGTACGATTCTTTATGAACGCTCTATAGTGGAATTCAACATGGGACTTCCTAGTTGGGAGGAGTCTCTAACAGTTGCTATGGAAAAATTTAAGACTGGAGGGGCTTCTTCCGCAGACATCAATGTGATGGTAAAAAACCATTGTGCCAATGAAACTACACAAGAAG GACTGAGTTTTAAGGTTGAAGAAATAGTTCAAGCATGGAATGAGATGTATGATGCGAAAAAGTGGAGAAGTGGAGCCCCATCCTTCCGACTTGAACCAATATTTCGACGAAGGGCTCCAAAGTTGCACCATATATTGGAGCATATACACTATGCGTGA